The following are encoded in a window of Alphaproteobacteria bacterium genomic DNA:
- a CDS encoding efflux RND transporter periplasmic adaptor subunit, which produces MTRTVFIFLLAALAAACSGGGAKERDRQAPLVKAEPAATMTFVDRIEAVGTARANEQVTLSAPVTERIVRLNFDDGAFVRSGQVIAVLRQAEQTAELSEANARAREAQQQLQRIEQLKGRGFATRSDYDTRVATAAAARAQQQAIQAQIGDRVIRAPFSGWVSLRTISVGAIAGQGTEIATVSDLSTIKLDFTVPETMLAAIREGLTIEALSAAYPGRPFHGIIQTIDPVIDPNTRAVTVRARLPNPDRLLRPGMMMRVAIQSASRSGLSVPELAVLGEGDARYVFAIGPGGRVHRMPVRTGAHLGGRVEILAGLRPGQKVVTEGIIKVADGMQVRLAGQGGGRAAGR; this is translated from the coding sequence GTGACTCGCACTGTCTTCATTTTCCTCCTCGCCGCACTCGCCGCGGCGTGCAGCGGCGGCGGCGCCAAGGAGCGCGACCGCCAGGCGCCGCTGGTCAAGGCCGAGCCGGCGGCGACGATGACCTTCGTCGATCGGATCGAGGCGGTCGGCACCGCCCGCGCCAACGAGCAGGTGACTCTCTCCGCCCCGGTCACCGAGCGGATCGTCCGCCTCAACTTCGACGACGGCGCCTTCGTCCGCTCGGGCCAGGTGATCGCCGTGCTTCGCCAGGCGGAGCAGACCGCCGAGCTGAGCGAGGCCAATGCTCGGGCGCGCGAGGCGCAGCAGCAGCTCCAGCGGATCGAGCAGCTCAAGGGCCGCGGCTTCGCCACCCGCTCCGATTATGACACGAGGGTCGCCACCGCCGCCGCGGCGCGGGCCCAGCAGCAGGCGATCCAGGCGCAGATCGGCGACCGCGTGATCCGCGCGCCCTTCTCCGGCTGGGTTTCCCTTCGCACCATCTCGGTCGGAGCGATCGCCGGCCAGGGCACGGAGATCGCGACGGTCAGCGACCTTTCGACGATCAAGCTCGATTTCACCGTTCCCGAGACGATGCTGGCCGCGATCCGCGAGGGACTGACGATCGAGGCGCTATCGGCCGCCTATCCCGGCCGGCCTTTCCACGGAATCATCCAGACGATCGACCCGGTGATCGATCCCAACACCCGCGCGGTCACCGTCCGAGCCCGCCTGCCCAATCCCGATCGGCTGCTTCGGCCGGGGATGATGATGCGGGTGGCGATCCAAAGCGCCAGCCGATCGGGCCTGTCGGTGCCCGAGCTCGCAGTGCTCGGCGAGGGCGACGCGCGCTACGTATTCGCGATCGGCCCGGGCGGTCGGGTCCACCGGATGCCGGTCAGGACCGGCGCCCATCTCGGCGGGCGGGTCGAGATCCTCGCCGGGCTGAGGCCGGGCCAGAAGGTGGTGACCGAGGGGATCATCAAGGTCGCCGACGGGATGCAGGTGCGGCTCGCGGGGCAAGGCGGCGGCCGGGCCGCGGGGCGTTAG